The Streptomyces kanamyceticus DNA segment GAAGTGCGAGACGAGGTCACCGCGGGCGAAGCCCTCCGCCCAGAGGATGCCCTGCAGCGTCTTCAAAGGCGTCGCCTTGCGGTCCTCGTCGACCCACCGGCCGAGTACCTCCTCCACGCGCGCGGCATCCGCGTCGGGCTCACCGGCCTCGGCCCGCACCTGCGCGACGGCCCGCGCCACCTCGGGCTCCGCGCCCCGCGCGGCGAGGAGCGCGCCGAAGCGTGCGCGCGCGTACGGGTACAGCACGTCCACCACGAACCCCGTGGCGCTCGTGGTGCCCTCGATGTCGAGCACCACGGCGTCCACGTCGGCGTGGATCCGGTCCGTCACGCGGCGTACCCCGCGTGGATCTCGTCGAAGTCGGGGAAGCGCTCCGCGATCGGGCTGCCCGTGAAGTTGCCGATCCAGCCGTCCTCCTCGTGGAAGAAGCGGATGGCGGTGAACGCGGGCGACGTGCCCATGTCGAACCAGTGCGTCGTGCCGCGCGGCACCCCGAGCAGATCGCCCTTCTCGCAGTACACGGCGTGCACTTCGCCCGCCACGTGCAGGTAGAAGATCCCTGCGCCCGCGACGAAGAAGCGCACCTCGTCATCGTCGTCGTGGGTGTGCTCGGCCAGGAACTTCTGCCGGGCCGCCGCGGCCTTCGCGGGCCACTGCGGGTCCTCGCTCGGGTGCAGCGCCACGACGTCCACGGTCTGGAAGCCCTCTTCGGCGTTGAGCTTGTCGATCTCCGCGCGGTACGCGGTGAAGACCGTGTCGCTGTCCGCGTCGGCGGGCACGTCCTCGCGCACCGGCCACTGCTCGTAGCGCACGCCTATGGGGGCAAGGGCGGCGGCGATCTCCACCGGGTCGGAGGTGCGCCGCACCAGGGCGTCGGGGCCGGTCTCCGGCCAGGTCGTCAGGAGGGTCATTGATCACTCCAGGGCAGGTCAGGGCTGTTCTTCGGATCGTAGCCGCCGGTGCGGACACGTCACGGGGTGTCCCACAGCGTGGACGGCGCGGCCCTGCGCACCACCGGCGCGATCTCCTCCGCGAACCGCTGGAGGGTCTCGATCTGCTCGGCGCGCGCGAGCCCGAAGCCGTCCACCGAGATCGACTGCAGATCGTGCCCGTACACCTCGTGGTAGCCGAGGAGCTTGTCGATGATCTGCTGCGGGGAGCCGATGAGCTGGGGCCCGTCCGCGATCGCGTCCTCGATCGTACGGAAGGGGGTGTTGTACCCCGCCTTGCCCGCCAGGTCGGGCCGGAAGGTCTGCACGACCTTCGCCTCGTACAGCTCCTTGTAGCGGGCGACGGCCTGCTCCGCGGTGTCCGCGATGAGCAGCCCGCCCGAGCCCGCCGCGACCCGGGCGCGGGCCGGATCGTGGCCGTACGCCGCGAAGCGCTCGCGGTAGTGGGCGATGAGCGACGCGTACGCCGAGCGCGGCTGGATGGCGTTGGCCGTGAACAGCGGATCGCCGTGCTTGGCCGCGAGTTCGGGGGAGTTGAGGGAGGTCGCCGAGCCGTGCCAGACGCGCGGCGCCCCGTCGTAGGGACGCGGCACCGTCGTCACGTTCTTCAGCGGCGGCCTGAACTCGCCCTCCCAGTCGACGTTCTCCTCCGTCCACAGGCGGCGCAGGAGCTCGTACTTCTCGCGCTGCAGATCCCACTGCCGCTCCTCGTCGAGCCCGAACAGGTCGAAGTGCCCGGCCTCCGCGCCCTTGCCGACGACGAGTTCGACGCGGCCGCGCGAGATCTGGTCGAGCGTCGCGTAGTCCTCCGCGACCCGCACCGGGTCGAGGATCGCGACGACGGTGACGCCGGTGAGCAGCCGGATGCGGGAGGTGCGCGCCGCCACCGCGCCGAGCACGACCGTCGGACTCGACGACAGGAAGGCGCCCGCGTGCCGCTCGCCCACGGCGTACGCGTCGTAGCCGAGCCGCTCCGCGGCCACCCCGACCTCGATCACCTCGTCGAACCGGTCGGCGGGGGAGGGGAGCCGCCCTGTCAGCGGGTGCGGGGCGTGGGAGATGAGGGAAAGCACCTGGAACTTCATGCTTTCAAATGTGCGCGCGGAACGTTGCGGCGCTGTGGCGGCGGTGTGGCATGAGGAGGGGCGCGAGGAGGGGCATGAGTAAGGGGCGGTCGCCATGGCGACCGCCCCTTACCAGGGTCTCAAGAAGGCGGGTGTCAGGCCTTCTTGCCCAGCAGGTCCTCGACCTTGCCGCGGACGTCGTCCGTCGCCAGACCGCGGATCGTCAGCGTCGTACGACGGCGCAGCACGTCGTCCGCCGTCTCGGCCCACTCGTTGTCGCGGGCGTAGACGACCTGCGCCCAGATCTCCGGGGCGTCCGGGTGGACGCGCTCGGCGAGCTCCGGGTTCTCGTTCGCCAGGCGGGCGATGTCGAAGGAGAGCGATCCGTAGTGCGTCGCCAGGTGCTTGGCGGTGTCGGCGGCCATGCGCGGCCCCGGCGCCGGGCCGTCCACCAGGAGGCGGTGGGCGACGGCGCGCGGGTTGGCGATGCCGGGCAGCGGCAGCTTCTTCGGCAGCGAGGAGATCGGCTCGTAGTCGTCGCCCAGCGGGTGGCCCGGCAGCGACTCCAGCTTCTTCATGATCGTCCGGCCGAT contains these protein-coding regions:
- a CDS encoding 1,2-dihydroxy-3-keto-5-methylthiopentene dioxygenase; its protein translation is MTLLTTWPETGPDALVRRTSDPVEIAAALAPIGVRYEQWPVREDVPADADSDTVFTAYRAEIDKLNAEEGFQTVDVVALHPSEDPQWPAKAAAARQKFLAEHTHDDDDEVRFFVAGAGIFYLHVAGEVHAVYCEKGDLLGVPRGTTHWFDMGTSPAFTAIRFFHEEDGWIGNFTGSPIAERFPDFDEIHAGYAA
- a CDS encoding LLM class flavin-dependent oxidoreductase: MKFQVLSLISHAPHPLTGRLPSPADRFDEVIEVGVAAERLGYDAYAVGERHAGAFLSSSPTVVLGAVAARTSRIRLLTGVTVVAILDPVRVAEDYATLDQISRGRVELVVGKGAEAGHFDLFGLDEERQWDLQREKYELLRRLWTEENVDWEGEFRPPLKNVTTVPRPYDGAPRVWHGSATSLNSPELAAKHGDPLFTANAIQPRSAYASLIAHYRERFAAYGHDPARARVAAGSGGLLIADTAEQAVARYKELYEAKVVQTFRPDLAGKAGYNTPFRTIEDAIADGPQLIGSPQQIIDKLLGYHEVYGHDLQSISVDGFGLARAEQIETLQRFAEEIAPVVRRAAPSTLWDTP